In Thauera sp. JM12B12, one DNA window encodes the following:
- a CDS encoding tryptophan--tRNA ligase yields MYAERVLSGMRPSGRLHLGHYHGVLKNWVRLQEEYPCLFFVADWHALTTHYDTPEVIENSVWDMLVDWLAAGIDPAQSTLFIQSQVPEHAELHLLLSMMTPLGWLERVPTWKEQQERIEGRDLSTYGFLGYPLLQSADILIYRADKVPVGEDQVPHVEITREIARRFNHLYGREPGFEDKARDAVRKLGAKRARLYHDLRTRFQQEGDEEALEQAKALLDETQNLSLGDRERLYGYLEGSGKMIMVEPEALLTPAARMPGLDGQKMSKSYGNTINLREDADSVTRKIRTMQTDPARMRRTDPGDPERCPVWQLHAIYSDEDTLSWAQQGCRSAGIGCLECKQPLLEAILKEQEILHERAQPYLDDPSLLRSIIADGCERARKLAQETMRDVREAMGLDYS; encoded by the coding sequence ATGTACGCAGAACGCGTCCTCTCCGGTATGCGCCCCAGCGGCCGCCTTCACCTCGGCCATTACCATGGCGTGCTCAAGAACTGGGTGAGGCTGCAGGAGGAGTATCCCTGCCTGTTCTTCGTCGCCGACTGGCATGCGCTCACCACCCACTACGACACGCCCGAGGTGATCGAGAACAGCGTGTGGGACATGCTGGTCGATTGGCTCGCCGCCGGCATCGACCCCGCGCAGTCCACGCTCTTCATCCAGTCGCAGGTGCCCGAGCACGCCGAGCTCCACCTGCTGCTGTCGATGATGACGCCGCTCGGCTGGCTCGAGCGCGTGCCGACCTGGAAGGAGCAGCAGGAAAGGATCGAGGGGCGCGACCTGTCGACATACGGGTTCCTCGGCTATCCACTGCTGCAGTCGGCCGACATCCTGATCTATCGCGCCGACAAGGTGCCGGTGGGGGAGGACCAGGTGCCCCACGTCGAGATCACGCGCGAGATCGCGCGCCGCTTCAATCACCTCTATGGGCGCGAGCCCGGCTTCGAGGACAAGGCCAGGGATGCCGTCCGCAAACTCGGCGCCAAGCGTGCGCGCCTGTACCACGACCTGCGTACCCGCTTCCAGCAGGAGGGCGACGAGGAGGCGCTCGAGCAGGCCAAGGCCCTGCTCGACGAGACGCAGAATCTTTCCCTGGGGGATCGCGAGCGCCTCTATGGCTACCTCGAAGGCAGCGGCAAGATGATCATGGTCGAGCCCGAGGCACTGCTCACGCCTGCCGCGCGCATGCCCGGGCTGGATGGACAGAAGATGTCCAAGTCCTACGGCAATACGATCAACCTGCGCGAGGACGCCGACAGCGTCACGCGCAAGATCCGCACCATGCAGACCGACCCTGCCCGCATGCGCCGCACCGACCCCGGCGACCCCGAGCGTTGTCCGGTGTGGCAGCTGCACGCGATCTACTCCGACGAGGACACGCTGAGCTGGGCGCAGCAGGGCTGCCGCAGCGCGGGCATCGGCTGCCTCGAATGCAAGCAGCCTTTGCTGGAGGCGATTCTCAAGGAGCAGGAGATCCTGCACGAGCGGGCACAGCCGTACCTGGACGATCCCTCGCTGCTGCGCAGCATCATTGCGGACGGCTGCGAGCGTGCGCGCAAGCTCGCGCAGGAAACGATGCGCGACGTGCGCGAGGCCATGGGCCTGGACTACAGTTGA
- a CDS encoding 3',5'-nucleoside bisphosphate phosphatase encodes MKLPAAGGLHAINADLHCHSTVSDGWLEPEALVLRALANGVQLLALTDHDEVGGIDAAAEVARAHGLAFVAGVEISVSFAGETIHIVGLGIDHRHPVLVKGLEQVRSGRDARAQLMSEALEKVGIRGALAGARRFARNPALVSRAHFARHLVASGVMPDVRTVFDHYLVRGKPGFVEHEWAALDDAVGWIRAAGGIAVVAHPARYRLSADNLSRLFDRFVAAGGEAVEVVSGAHTDDEMRRFATVARQRGLLASRASDFHGERESPVDLGRCNPLPPDLEPVWSRLLPAAASH; translated from the coding sequence ATGAAGCTCCCGGCGGCCGGCGGGCTGCACGCCATCAACGCCGATCTGCATTGCCATTCGACGGTCTCGGACGGCTGGCTCGAGCCCGAGGCGCTCGTGCTCCGTGCGCTTGCCAACGGCGTCCAGTTGCTCGCGCTGACCGATCATGACGAGGTAGGCGGTATCGATGCCGCGGCGGAGGTCGCACGCGCGCATGGGCTGGCGTTCGTGGCGGGGGTCGAGATTTCGGTCTCGTTTGCCGGCGAGACCATCCATATCGTCGGCCTCGGTATCGATCATCGCCACCCGGTTCTGGTCAAGGGGCTCGAGCAGGTGCGCTCGGGCCGCGATGCGCGTGCGCAGCTGATGAGCGAGGCGCTCGAGAAGGTGGGGATCCGCGGTGCGCTCGCGGGTGCGCGCCGCTTCGCGCGTAATCCGGCACTGGTCAGCCGGGCGCATTTCGCCCGTCATCTGGTTGCAAGCGGCGTCATGCCAGACGTCAGGACGGTGTTCGACCATTACCTCGTGCGCGGCAAGCCGGGCTTCGTCGAGCACGAGTGGGCGGCGCTCGACGACGCCGTGGGCTGGATCCGCGCCGCCGGCGGCATCGCGGTGGTCGCGCATCCGGCGCGCTATCGTCTCTCGGCGGATAACCTGAGCCGGCTTTTCGATCGCTTCGTCGCCGCCGGTGGCGAGGCGGTGGAGGTCGTGTCCGGTGCGCATACGGACGACGAGATGCGCCGCTTCGCGACGGTGGCCCGCCAGCGGGGGTTGCTCGCCTCGCGCGCATCCGATTTCCACGGCGAGCGCGAGAGCCCGGTCGATCTGGGGCGCTGCAACCCGCTGCCGCCCGACCTCGAGCCGGTATGGTCCCGGCTGCTGCCTGCCGCCGCGTCGCACTGA
- the ylqF gene encoding ribosome biogenesis GTPase YlqF, whose amino-acid sequence MPIQWFPGHMASARKKAAEAMAMIDVVIEVTDARLPEASSNPMIGELRRFRNRPCLKLLNKSDLADPAVTRAWMDHYNRQPGVKAVAISAKNAAEVARIPLLCQQLAPHRDDGTKPLRMMIMGIPNVGKSTLMNALLKRKVAKVGDEPAVTKHQQTLDLGPGMTLTDTPGMMWPKIDYDADGYMLAASHAIGRNAVIDEEVAAFLGEILIARYPAQLGARYRLDAALLAAMDGPALVEAVGRRRGCLVKGGGLDLEKAAQILLQDYRDGALGRISLETPESRMAMIAAAQAAAAAAAGADSAQADGGDD is encoded by the coding sequence ATGCCCATTCAGTGGTTTCCCGGTCATATGGCCTCGGCGCGCAAGAAGGCGGCCGAGGCGATGGCCATGATCGACGTCGTCATCGAGGTCACCGACGCGCGCCTGCCCGAGGCGAGCAGCAATCCGATGATCGGCGAGCTACGGCGCTTCCGCAATCGGCCCTGCCTGAAGCTGCTCAACAAGTCCGACCTCGCCGACCCGGCGGTCACGCGCGCCTGGATGGACCACTACAACCGCCAGCCCGGCGTGAAGGCGGTGGCGATCTCGGCCAAGAACGCTGCCGAGGTGGCGCGTATTCCGCTGCTGTGCCAGCAACTCGCACCGCACCGCGACGACGGCACCAAGCCGCTGCGGATGATGATCATGGGCATCCCGAACGTGGGCAAATCGACGCTCATGAATGCGCTCCTGAAGCGCAAGGTGGCCAAGGTGGGCGACGAGCCGGCGGTGACCAAGCATCAGCAGACCCTGGACCTCGGTCCGGGCATGACGCTCACCGACACCCCGGGGATGATGTGGCCCAAGATCGACTACGACGCCGACGGCTACATGCTCGCCGCCAGCCACGCAATCGGGCGCAACGCGGTGATCGATGAAGAGGTCGCGGCTTTTCTCGGCGAGATCCTGATCGCGCGCTATCCGGCGCAACTGGGGGCGCGCTATCGCCTCGATGCCGCGCTGCTGGCGGCCATGGATGGACCGGCGCTGGTGGAGGCGGTCGGCCGCCGCCGCGGCTGCCTGGTCAAGGGCGGCGGGCTCGACTTGGAAAAGGCCGCGCAGATCCTGCTGCAGGACTACCGCGACGGTGCGCTCGGGCGCATCAGCCTGGAGACGCCGGAGTCGCGCATGGCGATGATCGCCGCTGCGCAGGCGGCCGCAGCGGCCGCGGCGGGTGCGGATTCCGCTCAGGCGGACGGTGGGGACGACTGA
- a CDS encoding L-threonylcarbamoyladenylate synthase, producing the protein MAQFFSLHPEQPQPRLVRQAAEIIRAGGLVALPTDSAYALACQVGDAALLERIRRIRGVDDRHHFTLLCRDLSEIGTYARVDNSQYRLLKAVTPGPYTFILEGTKELPRRVLHPKRKTIGLRVPEHAVVSALLAELDGPMLSSTLILPGEDLPLTDAEEIRDRLGKQVELVIEAGYCGPEATTVIDLTSGAPELVRAGRGPLEPFGL; encoded by the coding sequence ATGGCCCAATTCTTCTCCCTGCATCCCGAGCAGCCGCAGCCGCGCCTGGTGCGCCAGGCGGCCGAGATCATCCGCGCCGGCGGCCTGGTTGCGCTGCCCACCGACTCGGCCTATGCGCTCGCCTGCCAGGTCGGCGACGCCGCCCTGCTCGAGCGCATCCGCCGTATCCGCGGCGTGGACGATCGACATCACTTCACCCTGCTGTGCCGCGACCTCTCCGAGATCGGCACCTACGCGCGGGTGGACAACAGCCAGTACCGGCTGCTCAAGGCGGTCACGCCCGGCCCCTACACCTTCATCCTCGAGGGCACGAAGGAGCTGCCGCGCCGTGTGCTTCACCCCAAGCGCAAGACGATCGGCCTGCGTGTGCCCGAGCATGCGGTGGTGTCAGCGCTGCTTGCCGAACTTGACGGACCGATGCTCAGTTCCACGCTGATCCTGCCTGGCGAGGATCTGCCGCTGACCGACGCCGAGGAGATCCGCGATCGCCTCGGCAAGCAGGTGGAGCTGGTGATCGAGGCGGGTTATTGCGGTCCGGAGGCGACCACGGTGATCGATCTCACCTCCGGCGCGCCCGAGCTGGTACGCGCAGGGCGTGGCCCGCTCGAGCCCTTCGGCCTGTAG
- a CDS encoding cold-shock protein, producing MSTQTGTVKWFNDAKGFGFITPEGGGDDLFAHFSEIQSKGFKSLAENQRVEFEVKTGPKGLQAANIRPL from the coding sequence ATGAGCACTCAAACCGGTACCGTGAAATGGTTCAACGACGCCAAGGGCTTCGGCTTCATCACCCCTGAAGGCGGCGGCGACGACCTGTTCGCCCACTTCTCGGAAATCCAGAGCAAGGGTTTCAAGAGCCTGGCCGAAAACCAGCGCGTGGAATTCGAAGTCAAGACCGGCCCGAAGGGCCTGCAGGCGGCCAACATCCGCCCGCTGTAA
- a CDS encoding YitT family protein gives MSEPEATPSPARPLLPAGRAHTPFEDVQGVLTGCLFVALALVMFREGTLLTGGTTGLAFLAHYLVGWPLGAVLFLLNLPFYVFGLRTLGRAFTIKTFCAVAVLAAQTELVPALVSFERLDPVFGAIMAGLLAGTGILILIRHGASLGGVTILALFLQKRRGWRAGWVQMAIDCAILSLGLLFLPVDKLALSVLGAAALNFVIAVNHRPDRYFGI, from the coding sequence ATGTCCGAACCCGAAGCCACACCCTCACCCGCGCGCCCGCTGCTACCTGCAGGCCGCGCCCACACCCCGTTCGAGGACGTTCAGGGCGTGCTCACCGGCTGCCTTTTCGTCGCCCTCGCCCTGGTGATGTTCCGCGAGGGCACGCTGCTGACCGGTGGCACGACCGGCCTCGCCTTCCTCGCGCACTACCTCGTCGGCTGGCCACTGGGCGCGGTCCTGTTCCTGCTCAACCTGCCCTTCTACGTCTTCGGGCTGCGCACGCTGGGGCGCGCGTTCACGATCAAGACCTTCTGTGCGGTCGCCGTGCTCGCAGCGCAGACCGAGCTCGTCCCGGCGCTGGTCAGCTTCGAACGGCTCGATCCGGTTTTCGGCGCGATCATGGCGGGGCTGCTCGCCGGCACCGGAATCCTGATCCTGATCCGCCACGGCGCGAGCCTCGGCGGCGTCACCATCCTCGCCCTCTTCCTGCAGAAGCGGCGCGGATGGCGGGCAGGCTGGGTGCAGATGGCGATCGACTGCGCGATCCTTTCGCTCGGCCTGCTGTTCCTGCCGGTCGACAAGCTGGCGCTGTCGGTGCTGGGCGCCGCGGCACTGAACTTCGTGATCGCGGTCAATCACCGTCCGGACCGCTATTTCGGCATCTGA
- a CDS encoding site-2 protease family protein: protein MDALIPTLAIWALPVLLAITLHEAAHGYVARHFGDPTADLAGRITLNPLRHIDPVGTILVPAGILALSSLAGAGGILFGWAKPVPVNFGRLRNPKADMLWVAAAGPFVNLLMAIGWAVLFSFAAKSDPGAYTVAMLKMADAGIQINAVLMVLNLLPIPPLDGGRIAVSLLPNRLAWHYARLEPYGFPILLVLLFTGILGDILWPLIAGFRYLLSTVLGF, encoded by the coding sequence ATGGACGCATTGATCCCGACCCTGGCCATCTGGGCCCTGCCGGTGCTGCTGGCGATCACCCTGCACGAGGCGGCACACGGCTACGTGGCGCGGCACTTCGGTGATCCGACCGCCGACCTTGCAGGACGCATCACCCTGAATCCGCTGCGGCACATCGATCCGGTGGGCACGATCCTCGTGCCGGCAGGCATCCTGGCGCTGAGCTCGCTCGCTGGTGCGGGTGGCATCCTGTTCGGATGGGCCAAGCCGGTGCCGGTCAATTTCGGCCGTCTGCGCAACCCCAAGGCCGACATGCTGTGGGTCGCCGCCGCCGGCCCCTTCGTCAATCTTCTGATGGCGATCGGCTGGGCGGTCCTCTTCAGCTTCGCGGCGAAGAGCGATCCAGGCGCCTACACGGTGGCGATGCTCAAGATGGCCGATGCCGGCATCCAGATCAATGCCGTGCTGATGGTGCTCAACCTGCTGCCAATCCCGCCGCTCGACGGTGGTCGCATCGCCGTCAGCCTGCTGCCCAACCGCCTCGCCTGGCACTATGCCCGCCTCGAGCCCTATGGCTTTCCGATCCTGCTCGTGCTGCTTTTCACCGGCATCCTCGGCGACATCCTGTGGCCGCTGATCGCCGGTTTCCGCTACCTGCTCTCTACCGTTCTCGGTTTCTGA
- a CDS encoding DEAD/DEAH box helicase has translation MTDSARPEPTDTEATLSFADLDLPAPLLSALAEVGYETPSPIQAACIPQLLAGRDILGEAQTGTGKTAAFALPMLARIDLADTRPQVLVLTPTRELAIQVAEAFAKYAHHLRNFHVLPIYGGQSMVVQLRQLSRGAQVIVGTPGRVMDHLERESLKLDALKAIVLDEADEMLRMGFIDDVEWILEHTPAERQTALFSATMPNVIRDVARRHLREPQEIKIRAATSTVAKISQRYWLVRGVDKLDALTRILDAEESFDAAIVFVRTKIATEELADKLAARGYAAAALNGDMTQGLRERVIEQLKNGALDIVIATDVAARGIDVPRVSHVINYDIPYDTEAYVHRIGRTGRAGREGVAILFVAPRETRMLKMIERATRQPITPIALPSSEEVTNLRVAQFKRQVVDAIASEDLGFFMGIVNDLVEENELDIHEVAAALTLLAQRERPLQIEQSGRGWEIATAPTTFEGRAPRAEHFTTGAPRERAQRPNRDEILARRRAFSDGALVRYRIEVGRAHGASPKEIVGAIANEGGIEGRFIGQIHLFDDFSTVELPANLPEDLLATLKRTRVRQMQLNIRALSAAEAASTPERRRPPREDGFRPAGGEERPRKFSDSERRPYDPERKPRPDFGPAGKGRARDGDDRRPAPQGPAGPHKQFDRPSRGPDGKHKPYKRREG, from the coding sequence ATGACCGACTCTGCCCGCCCCGAACCCACGGACACCGAAGCCACGCTGAGCTTCGCCGACCTCGACCTGCCCGCGCCGCTTCTCTCCGCCCTCGCCGAGGTCGGCTACGAGACACCCTCGCCCATCCAGGCCGCCTGCATCCCGCAGCTGCTGGCCGGCCGCGACATCCTCGGCGAGGCCCAGACGGGTACCGGCAAGACTGCCGCGTTCGCGCTGCCGATGCTGGCGCGCATCGATCTCGCCGACACGCGACCGCAGGTACTTGTGCTCACCCCGACGCGCGAACTGGCGATCCAGGTCGCCGAGGCCTTCGCCAAGTACGCCCACCACCTCAGGAACTTCCACGTGCTGCCGATCTACGGCGGCCAGAGCATGGTGGTGCAGCTGCGCCAGCTGTCGCGCGGCGCCCAGGTCATCGTCGGCACCCCGGGGCGGGTCATGGACCATCTCGAACGCGAAAGCCTGAAGCTCGATGCGCTCAAGGCGATCGTGCTCGACGAGGCCGACGAGATGCTGCGCATGGGTTTCATCGACGACGTCGAGTGGATCCTCGAGCACACGCCGGCCGAGCGCCAGACCGCGCTGTTCTCGGCGACGATGCCGAACGTCATCCGCGACGTCGCCCGCCGCCACCTGCGCGAGCCGCAGGAGATCAAGATCCGCGCCGCCACTTCGACCGTGGCCAAGATCAGCCAGCGTTACTGGCTGGTGCGCGGGGTGGACAAGCTCGATGCGCTCACCCGCATCCTCGACGCCGAGGAGAGCTTCGACGCCGCCATCGTGTTCGTGCGCACGAAGATCGCCACCGAGGAACTCGCCGACAAGCTCGCCGCACGCGGCTACGCTGCGGCCGCCCTCAATGGCGACATGACCCAGGGTCTGCGCGAGCGCGTGATCGAGCAGCTCAAGAACGGCGCGCTCGACATCGTCATCGCCACCGACGTCGCCGCCCGCGGCATCGACGTGCCGCGCGTGTCGCACGTCATCAACTACGACATCCCCTACGACACCGAGGCCTATGTGCACCGCATCGGCCGCACCGGCCGTGCCGGTCGCGAGGGGGTGGCGATCCTGTTCGTGGCGCCGCGCGAGACGCGCATGCTGAAGATGATCGAGCGCGCCACCCGCCAGCCGATCACGCCGATCGCACTGCCAAGCAGCGAGGAGGTCACCAACCTGCGCGTGGCGCAGTTCAAGCGCCAGGTGGTCGATGCGATCGCCAGCGAGGATCTCGGCTTCTTCATGGGCATCGTCAATGACCTCGTCGAGGAGAACGAACTCGACATCCACGAGGTTGCCGCCGCACTCACCCTGCTCGCCCAGCGCGAACGCCCGCTGCAGATCGAGCAGTCCGGCCGCGGCTGGGAGATCGCGACCGCGCCCACCACCTTCGAGGGCCGCGCCCCGCGCGCCGAGCACTTCACCACCGGCGCGCCGCGCGAGCGCGCGCAGCGCCCGAATCGCGACGAGATCCTCGCCCGCCGGCGCGCGTTCTCCGACGGTGCCCTGGTGCGCTATCGCATCGAGGTCGGGCGCGCCCACGGCGCCAGCCCCAAGGAGATCGTCGGCGCGATCGCCAACGAGGGCGGCATCGAAGGCAGGTTCATCGGTCAGATCCACCTCTTCGACGATTTCTCCACGGTGGAACTGCCTGCCAACCTGCCCGAGGATCTGCTCGCCACGCTCAAGCGCACCCGGGTGCGGCAGATGCAGCTGAACATTCGGGCGCTGAGCGCCGCCGAGGCCGCAAGCACGCCGGAGCGCCGGCGCCCGCCTCGCGAAGACGGTTTCCGCCCGGCCGGCGGCGAGGAACGTCCGCGCAAGTTCAGCGACAGCGAGCGCAGGCCCTACGACCCTGAACGCAAGCCGCGCCCGGACTTCGGCCCTGCGGGCAAGGGGCGGGCGCGCGACGGGGACGACCGCCGCCCCGCCCCGCAAGGCCCGGCCGGCCCGCACAAGCAGTTCGACAGGCCCAGCCGCGGCCCGGACGGCAAGCACAAGCCCTACAAGCGCCGCGAAGGCTGA
- a CDS encoding EAL domain-containing protein, translating into MGALLRHLAVWLLLLAGIPAHAQPPLTLGVFALRPRPLVESMWQPFVDYLGEGLQREVRLRVLDSAEMRDALARHELDLVLTNPTHLIELRASNPLSGAIATQLTRAGDRVLRSFGGVILARRDTPGLRTLADLAGKRIATTGANFLATYPAQAMALKEAGVDPGSLRLSLFGQDQDSVIDALLAGAVDAAFVRTGLLEQLTREGRDLSMLTVLDSRTLPDFPYQSSTRLYPEWPLVALAHADEQVVRKVAALVLALPADHPAAHAAGIGGFTIPADYSGVEQLVRELRLPPFDHSPSVTLRDIWQQYQAWIFALGLAAFTIALLLLRLLQNNLRLARASATERRLAAQIDLERHHLRNVVEATQAGSWTWDLESGMWSIDRRSAALLGLESVPASGLDRARWRALVHPDDLAEVEAALARHVRGDTDCFEHDLRLRHRDGHWIWVHDRAIAARRGGDGNALLLTGAQIDITRRKSAEEKLRLAASVFSSSYEAIIITDADNRIVDVNPAFTRITGFSRDESIGRDPGLLNSGRQSRDFYRAMWDALDRNDYWQGELWNRRKDGSEFAEVLSISRVRDAEGRLLHHVAMFSDISRLKRQEEELNRIAYFDPLTGAPNRRLLDDRLRQAIAHANRTGKSLAVCVIDLDGFKPINDRHGHKAGDEVLIGIVDRLNAILRASDTVARLGGDEFVLLLEDVEGETVLERVLESISEPLQVGHDSVSVSASIGVTLFPEDNADPETLLRHADQAMYRAKQRGRNCIQYFDTGVEEEQRQRKLRSDRLAEALRKHEFVLHFQPQVDMSSGRVVGLEALIRWQHPECGLLLPASFLPDVAGSELETAIDQWVIDAALEQLGACRAQGMDIGVSVNVGARLLLMPGFVGIVRSALARHPDIPASRLELEILESSALDDMVLATEVLHSCRQLGVRVALDDFGTGYASLRHYRQLPVDLLKIDRSFVLDMLEDDEARAIVGAVVQLARTFGREVIAEGVETPAHAQALLGLGCRLGQGFGIARPMPGAHVVPWFRWQTTTEEAAAAPAADPDCTCHASRHP; encoded by the coding sequence TTGGGCGCACTGCTTCGCCACCTCGCCGTGTGGTTGCTGCTGCTCGCCGGAATCCCGGCCCACGCGCAGCCGCCACTCACCCTGGGTGTGTTCGCACTGCGCCCGCGGCCGCTCGTCGAGTCGATGTGGCAGCCCTTCGTCGATTACCTCGGTGAGGGACTGCAGCGTGAAGTTCGGCTGCGCGTGCTCGACAGCGCCGAGATGCGCGATGCGCTCGCCCGCCACGAGCTCGACCTCGTCCTCACCAACCCCACCCACCTGATCGAATTACGCGCGTCGAACCCGCTGTCCGGGGCGATCGCAACCCAGCTCACACGTGCCGGCGATCGCGTGCTGCGCAGCTTCGGCGGTGTGATCCTCGCGCGTCGCGACACGCCCGGCCTGCGCACGCTGGCAGACCTCGCCGGAAAGCGGATCGCCACCACCGGCGCCAACTTCCTCGCAACCTACCCCGCCCAGGCGATGGCACTGAAGGAGGCCGGAGTGGATCCGGGGTCGCTGCGGCTGTCCCTGTTCGGCCAGGACCAGGACAGCGTGATCGACGCCCTGCTGGCGGGCGCGGTCGACGCCGCCTTCGTACGCACCGGCCTGCTCGAGCAGCTCACCCGCGAGGGGCGCGACCTCTCGATGCTGACCGTGCTCGACAGCCGGACGCTTCCCGACTTCCCCTATCAGAGCTCGACCCGGCTCTACCCGGAATGGCCGCTGGTCGCCCTCGCCCATGCCGATGAGCAGGTCGTGCGCAAGGTTGCCGCCCTCGTGCTCGCACTCCCGGCGGACCACCCGGCCGCCCACGCCGCCGGGATTGGCGGCTTTACCATCCCTGCGGACTACTCGGGCGTGGAGCAATTGGTGCGCGAGCTCCGGCTCCCCCCCTTCGACCACAGTCCGTCCGTCACCTTGCGCGACATCTGGCAGCAGTACCAGGCCTGGATCTTCGCGCTCGGACTGGCGGCATTCACCATCGCGCTGCTGCTCCTGCGGCTGCTCCAGAACAACCTGCGGCTCGCCCGCGCCAGCGCCACCGAGCGCAGGCTGGCCGCGCAGATCGACCTCGAGCGCCACCACCTGCGCAACGTGGTCGAGGCCACCCAGGCCGGAAGCTGGACCTGGGACCTGGAGAGCGGCATGTGGTCGATCGACCGCCGCTCGGCTGCGCTGCTCGGCCTCGAGTCGGTCCCCGCTTCGGGCCTCGACCGCGCGCGCTGGCGGGCGCTCGTCCATCCCGACGACCTCGCGGAGGTCGAAGCGGCGCTCGCGCGCCATGTGCGCGGCGACACCGACTGCTTCGAGCACGACCTTCGTCTGCGCCATCGCGACGGCCACTGGATCTGGGTGCACGATCGGGCCATCGCCGCACGCCGCGGCGGCGACGGCAACGCGCTGCTGCTCACCGGCGCGCAGATCGACATCACCCGGCGCAAGTCGGCCGAGGAGAAGCTGCGCCTGGCTGCGAGCGTGTTCTCGTCGAGCTACGAGGCGATCATCATCACCGATGCGGACAACCGCATCGTCGACGTCAATCCGGCCTTTACCCGGATCACCGGGTTCAGCCGCGATGAGAGCATCGGCCGCGACCCGGGGCTGCTCAACTCGGGGCGCCAGAGCCGTGACTTCTACCGTGCGATGTGGGATGCCCTCGATCGCAATGACTACTGGCAGGGCGAGCTGTGGAACAGGCGCAAGGACGGCAGCGAGTTCGCCGAGGTGCTCTCGATCAGCCGCGTGCGCGATGCCGAAGGCCGGCTGCTGCACCACGTGGCGATGTTCTCCGACATCAGCCGGCTCAAGCGCCAGGAAGAAGAGCTCAATCGCATCGCCTACTTCGATCCGCTTACCGGCGCGCCCAACCGCCGCCTGCTCGACGACCGCCTGCGTCAGGCGATTGCCCATGCCAACCGCACGGGCAAGTCGCTCGCCGTGTGCGTGATCGACCTCGATGGCTTCAAGCCGATCAATGACCGCCATGGCCACAAGGCCGGCGACGAAGTGCTGATCGGCATTGTCGATCGGCTCAACGCCATCCTGCGCGCGAGCGACACCGTGGCCAGGCTCGGCGGCGACGAGTTCGTGCTGCTGCTCGAGGACGTGGAGGGCGAAACCGTGCTCGAGCGCGTCCTGGAGTCGATCAGCGAACCGCTGCAGGTCGGCCACGACAGCGTCAGCGTGTCGGCCAGCATCGGCGTCACCCTGTTCCCCGAGGACAACGCCGACCCCGAGACCCTGCTCCGCCACGCCGACCAGGCCATGTATCGCGCCAAGCAGCGCGGTCGCAACTGCATCCAGTATTTCGATACCGGGGTCGAGGAAGAGCAGCGCCAGCGCAAGCTGCGCAGCGACCGCCTTGCCGAGGCCTTGCGCAAGCACGAGTTCGTCCTCCACTTCCAGCCGCAGGTGGATATGAGCAGCGGCCGTGTCGTCGGCCTCGAGGCACTCATCCGTTGGCAGCACCCGGAGTGCGGGCTGCTGCTGCCTGCAAGCTTCCTGCCCGACGTCGCCGGTAGCGAGCTCGAGACCGCGATCGACCAGTGGGTGATCGACGCCGCGCTCGAGCAGCTCGGCGCCTGTCGCGCACAGGGCATGGATATCGGTGTCAGCGTCAATGTCGGCGCGCGCCTGCTGCTGATGCCGGGTTTCGTCGGCATCGTGCGCAGCGCACTCGCCCGCCACCCGGACATCCCCGCTTCGCGACTGGAACTGGAGATCCTCGAATCCTCGGCGCTCGACGACATGGTGCTCGCCACCGAAGTGCTTCATTCCTGCCGGCAACTCGGTGTGCGGGTCGCGCTCGACGACTTCGGCACCGGTTACGCCTCGCTGCGCCATTACCGGCAGCTGCCGGTCGACCTGCTCAAGATCGACCGCAGTTTCGTGCTCGACATGCTCGAGGATGACGAGGCGCGCGCAATCGTCGGCGCGGTCGTGCAGCTGGCGCGCACCTTTGGTCGCGAGGTCATTGCCGAAGGGGTCGAGACACCTGCGCACGCGCAAGCGCTGCTCGGGCTGGGCTGCAGGCTGGGCCAGGGTTTTGGCATCGCGCGTCCGATGCCCGGGGCCCATGTCGTTCCCTGGTTCCGCTGGCAGACCACGACCGAGGAAGCTGCGGCAGCACCGGCTGCGGACCCCGACTGCACCTGCCACGCGTCGCGGCACCCCTGA